A genomic window from Micromonospora sp. WMMA1947 includes:
- a CDS encoding maleylpyruvate isomerase family mycothiol-dependent enzyme: protein MSRLHHTKDFWIGALRTEGPAFAAAVTEAPPETPVLSCPGWTVTDLAHHLTRTYVWAGTVLTAGVPTRPERHDPEPPADLTPAQWYTREYERISALLEATDPESPAWNFAPQPKKAAFWPRRLAHETAVHRWDAQLAIGAGDPIEAKLAADGVSEVLDTWLPAGRRTQPGQWHGVVQLNATDAAQEWYLRLRGEGVALLDTATILDHDDHRARAQVAGTASDLLLALMGRISFDALDVAGDRTLLGGLRVG from the coding sequence ATGAGCAGACTGCACCACACGAAGGACTTCTGGATCGGCGCGCTGCGCACGGAGGGCCCCGCCTTCGCCGCGGCGGTTACGGAGGCGCCGCCCGAGACACCCGTGCTGTCCTGTCCCGGCTGGACGGTCACCGATCTCGCTCATCACCTGACCCGCACGTACGTCTGGGCGGGCACCGTGCTGACCGCCGGCGTCCCGACCCGTCCCGAGCGGCACGACCCGGAGCCGCCGGCGGACCTCACCCCCGCGCAGTGGTACACCCGGGAGTACGAACGGATCAGCGCGCTGCTGGAGGCGACGGACCCGGAGTCGCCGGCGTGGAACTTCGCGCCGCAGCCGAAGAAGGCGGCCTTCTGGCCCCGCCGGCTGGCCCACGAGACCGCCGTGCACCGCTGGGACGCCCAGCTCGCGATCGGTGCGGGTGATCCGATCGAGGCGAAGCTCGCGGCCGACGGGGTGAGCGAGGTGCTGGACACCTGGCTGCCGGCGGGCCGGCGGACGCAGCCCGGGCAGTGGCACGGCGTGGTGCAGCTGAACGCGACGGATGCCGCGCAGGAGTGGTACCTGCGGTTGCGGGGTGAGGGCGTCGCGCTGCTGGACACCGCGACGATCCTCGACCACGACGACCACCGCGCGCGGGCGCAGGTGGCCGGCACGGCGAGCGATCTGCTGCTGGCGCTGATGGGCCGGATCAGCTTTGACGCGTTGGACGTGGCGGGCGACCGTACGTTGCTGGGCGGCCTGCGGGTCGGCTGA
- a CDS encoding UDP-N-acetylmuramate dehydrogenase, protein MSDVYAEPATAGDPTDPATLARYTTLRLGGPAGRLETAENAAQIVLKVQEAEAREQAVLVLAGGSNVVIGDQGFPGTVVLVRSRGFQAVAEDGDTVTVRVEAGEPWDDLVAATVERGWSGLECLSGIPGSAGATPIQNVGAYGQEVAETIVAVEAYDRTRREVVRIAAADCGFVYRGSIFKYSDRWVVLTVDFRLTRSPLSGPVRYAELARALGVEVGDRVPLADARATVRKLRAGKGMVLDPADPDTWSVGSFFTNPVLPGEVFEQLRERAADLGQPPGWPGADGTVKVSAAWLIDKAGFGKGYAGPEGVAISSKHTLALTNRSGTASTAALVTLAREIRDGVQSRFGVTLHPEPVLINCTI, encoded by the coding sequence GTGTCAGACGTCTACGCCGAACCGGCTACTGCCGGTGACCCGACCGACCCGGCCACCCTGGCGCGCTACACCACGCTCCGGCTCGGCGGACCCGCCGGGCGGCTGGAGACCGCCGAGAACGCCGCCCAGATCGTACTAAAAGTGCAGGAAGCGGAAGCCCGAGAGCAGGCCGTGCTGGTGCTGGCGGGCGGCAGCAACGTCGTGATCGGCGACCAGGGCTTCCCCGGCACCGTCGTGCTCGTCCGCTCCCGGGGGTTCCAGGCCGTCGCCGAGGACGGCGACACCGTCACGGTACGTGTCGAAGCCGGCGAGCCGTGGGACGACCTCGTCGCCGCCACCGTCGAGCGCGGCTGGTCCGGGCTGGAGTGCCTCTCCGGCATCCCCGGGTCGGCCGGCGCGACCCCGATTCAGAACGTCGGCGCGTACGGCCAGGAGGTCGCCGAGACGATCGTGGCCGTCGAGGCGTACGACCGGACCCGCCGCGAGGTGGTGCGGATAGCCGCGGCGGACTGCGGATTCGTCTACCGGGGCAGCATCTTCAAGTACAGCGACCGCTGGGTGGTGCTCACCGTCGACTTCCGGCTCACCCGGTCCCCGCTGTCCGGCCCGGTCCGCTACGCCGAACTGGCCCGGGCGCTCGGCGTCGAGGTGGGCGACCGGGTGCCGCTCGCCGACGCCCGCGCCACGGTGCGCAAACTGCGCGCCGGCAAGGGCATGGTGCTCGACCCGGCCGACCCGGACACCTGGTCGGTGGGCTCGTTCTTCACGAACCCGGTGCTCCCGGGCGAGGTCTTCGAGCAGCTGCGGGAACGCGCCGCCGACCTGGGACAGCCGCCGGGCTGGCCGGGCGCCGACGGCACGGTGAAGGTCAGCGCGGCGTGGCTGATCGACAAGGCCGGGTTCGGCAAGGGGTACGCGGGCCCGGAAGGCGTCGCCATCTCCAGCAAGCACACGCTCGCGCTGACGAACCGCTCCGGCACGGCCAGTACGGCCGCGCTGGTGACGCTGGCCCGCGAGATCCGCGACGGCGTGCAGTCCCGCTTCGGCGTAACCCTGCACCCCGAGCCGGTCCTCATCAACTGCACCATCTGA
- a CDS encoding class I SAM-dependent methyltransferase encodes MERPLGVATRGTTNPNRLRRVDNWIVETCGDALRAAADPLVVDLGYGATPVTPVELRARLASGVRADVRVIGLEIDPVRVAAAQPAADPPGLTFARGGFELAGLRPALVRAFNVLRQYDESEVADAWRTVTGRLAPGGLLVEGTCDELGRLGSWVLLDATGPRTLTLSAKLTTLESPATLAERLPKALIHRNVPGERVHDLIEALEQAWRSAAGYAPFGPRQRWLRTVEAVKESGWPIQDTPRTWRHGYLTLPWPAVAPR; translated from the coding sequence ATGGAGCGTCCACTCGGCGTGGCCACCCGGGGGACCACCAACCCCAACCGGCTCCGGCGGGTGGACAACTGGATCGTCGAGACCTGCGGCGACGCGCTGCGCGCCGCCGCCGATCCGCTGGTGGTGGACCTCGGCTACGGCGCCACCCCGGTCACCCCGGTCGAGCTGCGCGCCCGGCTGGCGTCCGGGGTCCGCGCCGACGTGCGCGTGATCGGCCTGGAGATCGATCCGGTACGCGTGGCCGCCGCCCAGCCCGCCGCCGACCCGCCCGGGCTGACGTTCGCCCGGGGCGGCTTCGAACTGGCCGGGCTGCGCCCCGCGCTGGTACGGGCGTTCAACGTGCTCCGCCAGTACGACGAGAGCGAGGTGGCCGACGCCTGGCGTACCGTCACCGGACGGCTCGCGCCAGGCGGGCTGCTGGTCGAGGGCACCTGCGACGAGCTTGGACGGCTCGGCTCCTGGGTGCTGCTCGACGCCACCGGCCCGCGCACCCTCACCCTGTCGGCGAAGCTCACCACGCTGGAGAGCCCGGCCACGCTCGCCGAGCGGCTGCCGAAGGCCCTGATCCACCGCAACGTGCCGGGTGAACGCGTCCACGACCTGATCGAGGCGCTGGAGCAGGCGTGGCGCTCGGCCGCCGGGTACGCCCCGTTCGGCCCTCGTCAGCGCTGGCTGCGCACCGTCGAGGCGGTGAAGGAGTCAGGCTGGCCGATCCAGGACACCCCGCGCACGTGGCGCCACGGCTACCTCACGCTCCCCTGGCCCGCCGTAGCTCCCCGCTGA
- a CDS encoding SDR family oxidoreductase — protein sequence MTAVAIVTGASSGIGAATARRLAAEGFHVLAAARRTDRLAALVAQIEADGGAATAVACDVTSDDSVAGLAAAAEAAPGPVTLLVNNAGGARGLDPVETADVGDWQWMYDVNVLGTLRVTKALLPALERSGAGTVIIVSSTAGHVVYEGGGGYTAAKHAQTAIAGTLRLELCGRPVRVIEIDPGMVKTEEFGLVRFGGDADRAEAVYAGVAEPLVADDVADCVAWCATRPHHVNIDQLVVRPLAQAAQHKVHRTS from the coding sequence ATGACTGCAGTCGCCATCGTCACCGGGGCGTCCAGCGGGATCGGCGCGGCCACCGCCCGCCGGCTCGCCGCCGAGGGATTCCACGTGCTGGCCGCCGCCCGGCGTACCGACCGGCTGGCCGCGCTGGTCGCCCAGATCGAGGCGGACGGCGGCGCGGCGACAGCGGTGGCCTGCGACGTGACCTCGGACGATTCGGTGGCCGGCCTGGCTGCCGCCGCCGAGGCCGCCCCCGGACCGGTCACGCTGCTGGTGAACAACGCCGGCGGCGCCCGCGGCCTGGACCCGGTCGAGACCGCCGACGTGGGCGACTGGCAATGGATGTACGACGTCAACGTGCTCGGCACGCTGCGCGTCACCAAGGCGCTGCTCCCGGCGCTGGAGCGCTCCGGCGCCGGCACCGTCATCATCGTCAGCTCCACCGCCGGGCACGTGGTCTACGAGGGTGGCGGCGGCTACACGGCCGCCAAGCACGCGCAGACCGCCATCGCCGGCACGCTCCGGCTCGAACTGTGCGGCCGGCCCGTCCGGGTGATCGAGATCGACCCCGGCATGGTGAAGACCGAGGAGTTCGGTCTGGTCCGCTTCGGCGGTGACGCCGACCGGGCCGAGGCGGTCTACGCCGGAGTCGCCGAACCACTGGTGGCCGACGACGTCGCCGACTGCGTCGCCTGGTGCGCGACCCGCCCGCACCACGTCAACATCGACCAGCTCGTGGTGCGCCCGCTGGCCCAGGCCGCGCAGCACAAGGTGCACCGGACGTCCTGA
- the mshA gene encoding D-inositol-3-phosphate glycosyltransferase has protein sequence MAELHTGVGRQRGALPWPRPRRIATLSVHTSPLHQPGTGDAGGMNVYILEVARRLAEADVEVEIFTRATAGDLPPVVEVAPGVSVRHVTAGPLEGLTKEELPGQLCAFTAGVLRAEAARPPGHYDLIHSHYWLSGQVGWLAKERWGVPLVHTAHTLAKVKNARLAAGDRPEPKARVIGEEQVVTEADRLVANTRVEARDLLDRYAAEPDRVAVVEPGVDLDRFRPAAGDRDAATRAARRRLGLPVDGYVVAFVGRIQPLKAPDVLVRAVAALRERDPALADELTVVICGGPSGSGLDRPTALIELAHALGVADRVRFLPPQTGADLPALYRAADLVAVPSHNESFGLVALEAQACGTPVLAAAVGGLVTAVRDGVSGMLIDGHDPVDWARALARLLPDRVRRAALGRGAERHARDFSWHRTASGLLAVYGEAITEHRARLARRLGEPAALCSW, from the coding sequence GTGGCGGAATTGCACACCGGTGTCGGTCGTCAGCGAGGTGCCCTTCCGTGGCCGCGGCCCCGACGTATCGCCACCCTGTCGGTGCACACGTCGCCGCTGCACCAGCCCGGCACGGGCGACGCCGGTGGCATGAACGTCTACATCCTGGAGGTCGCCCGGCGGCTGGCCGAGGCCGACGTCGAGGTGGAGATCTTCACCCGGGCCACCGCCGGTGACCTGCCCCCGGTGGTCGAGGTGGCGCCCGGTGTGTCCGTCCGGCACGTCACCGCCGGGCCGTTGGAAGGGCTGACCAAGGAGGAACTCCCGGGTCAGCTCTGCGCCTTCACCGCCGGGGTGCTGCGGGCCGAGGCCGCCCGCCCGCCGGGGCACTACGACCTGATCCACTCGCACTACTGGCTCTCCGGCCAGGTCGGCTGGCTGGCCAAGGAACGCTGGGGCGTACCGCTGGTGCACACCGCGCACACCCTCGCGAAGGTCAAGAACGCCCGCCTCGCCGCCGGGGACCGCCCCGAGCCGAAGGCCCGCGTGATCGGCGAGGAGCAGGTGGTCACCGAGGCGGACCGGCTGGTCGCCAACACCCGGGTCGAGGCCCGCGACCTGCTCGACCGGTACGCGGCCGAGCCGGACCGGGTGGCGGTCGTGGAGCCCGGTGTCGACCTGGACCGGTTCCGTCCCGCCGCGGGCGACCGGGACGCCGCGACCCGGGCCGCGCGCCGCCGCCTCGGCCTGCCGGTCGACGGGTACGTGGTCGCGTTCGTCGGCCGGATCCAGCCGCTCAAGGCGCCGGACGTGCTGGTCCGGGCCGTCGCCGCGCTTCGCGAGCGGGATCCGGCGCTGGCCGACGAGCTGACCGTGGTGATCTGCGGCGGCCCGAGCGGCAGCGGCCTGGACCGGCCCACCGCCCTGATCGAACTGGCGCACGCGCTCGGTGTGGCCGACCGGGTGCGGTTCCTCCCGCCGCAGACCGGCGCGGACCTGCCCGCCCTCTACCGCGCCGCCGACCTGGTCGCGGTGCCCTCGCACAACGAGTCGTTCGGGCTGGTCGCGCTGGAGGCCCAGGCGTGCGGCACGCCGGTGCTGGCCGCCGCAGTGGGCGGCCTGGTCACGGCGGTACGCGACGGCGTCAGCGGCATGCTCATCGACGGGCACGACCCGGTCGACTGGGCGCGGGCGCTGGCCCGGCTGCTGCCCGACCGGGTACGCCGTGCCGCGCTGGGCCGGGGCGCCGAGCGGCACGCCCGGGACTTCTCCTGGCACCGCACCGCCTCGGGCCTGCTCGCGGTCTACGGGGAGGCGATCACCGAGCACCGGGCCCGGCTGGCGCGGCGGCTCGGCGAACCGGCCGCCCTGTGCTCCTGGTGA
- a CDS encoding YbjN domain-containing protein has product MSRRSEVAALIESVCAERELEWDSTGEASYAVTLPGTHKLKTICNLIVGEHALRVEAFVMRQPDERREELWAWLLQRNARMYGVSFSIDAVGDVYLTGRVNLAGVDADELDRLLGSVLTYADESFDSMLEIGFGTAIRREWEWRVKRGESTANLAAFAHLFEPSATAGSSAGGSEPS; this is encoded by the coding sequence ATGAGCCGCAGGAGTGAGGTCGCCGCGCTGATCGAGTCCGTCTGCGCGGAGCGCGAGCTGGAGTGGGATTCCACCGGCGAGGCGTCGTACGCGGTGACGCTGCCCGGCACGCACAAGCTCAAGACGATCTGCAACCTGATCGTGGGTGAGCACGCGCTGCGGGTCGAGGCGTTCGTGATGCGCCAGCCCGACGAGCGCCGCGAGGAACTGTGGGCCTGGCTGCTCCAGCGCAACGCCCGCATGTACGGCGTCTCGTTCTCCATCGACGCCGTCGGCGACGTCTACCTGACCGGGCGGGTCAACCTGGCCGGCGTCGACGCCGACGAGCTGGACCGGCTGCTCGGTTCCGTGCTGACGTACGCCGACGAGTCGTTCGACAGCATGCTGGAGATCGGCTTCGGCACCGCCATCCGCCGGGAGTGGGAGTGGCGGGTCAAGCGTGGCGAGTCGACGGCGAACCTGGCCGCGTTCGCGCACCTTTTCGAGCCCTCCGCCACTGCCGGATCGTCCGCCGGAGGTTCAGAGCCCTCCTGA
- a CDS encoding MFS transporter, protein MRGLRRWWDDTAGGLPATFWYLWSGLLINRAGAFALLFLSLYLTAARGAPPSLAGLVVGAYGIGGAAGTLLGGVLADRWGRRATLLAAHLAAAALMAALAFTTHLAVIAALATLVGVAHSMPSPAFVAAIVDVVPEARRSRAFNLQFWAFNLGMAVASLLAGLLAEASFTALFLVDAGATLAAAVVIALKVPETLTRRPALTPRAVVGRRPGLHTALTDRTFLVFVGLTFLLAVLTMQTSTIMPLAMREDGLRPSAYGLVVALGGALIVAGQLFVPRLIEPYRKSSVLAVSTGLMALGFGALTVADGLPLYLGAAVVWTVGQMLAAPPNAQINADLAPPELRARYQSVFYLTFPAASFVAPALGGLSLEHLGERHWLVVGALGLLAAAGHLLAGPRRERRVAALRAAAEPVTSVR, encoded by the coding sequence GTGCGCGGCCTGCGGCGCTGGTGGGACGACACGGCCGGCGGACTGCCGGCCACGTTCTGGTACCTCTGGTCCGGCCTGCTGATCAACCGGGCGGGCGCGTTCGCGCTGCTGTTCCTGTCGCTGTACCTGACCGCCGCGCGGGGTGCCCCGCCGTCGCTGGCCGGGCTGGTGGTCGGCGCGTACGGGATCGGCGGCGCGGCCGGCACGCTGCTCGGCGGCGTCCTCGCCGACCGGTGGGGACGCCGGGCCACGCTGCTCGCCGCCCACCTGGCCGCCGCCGCACTGATGGCGGCGCTGGCGTTCACCACGCACCTGGCGGTGATCGCCGCGCTGGCCACGCTGGTCGGGGTGGCGCACTCGATGCCCAGCCCGGCGTTCGTGGCCGCCATCGTGGACGTGGTACCCGAGGCGCGCCGCTCCCGCGCGTTCAACCTCCAGTTCTGGGCGTTCAACCTGGGCATGGCGGTGGCCTCGCTGCTGGCCGGTCTGCTCGCCGAGGCGAGCTTCACGGCGCTGTTCCTGGTCGACGCCGGAGCCACGCTGGCGGCGGCGGTGGTGATCGCGCTGAAGGTGCCGGAGACACTCACCCGGCGGCCGGCGCTCACGCCACGGGCGGTGGTGGGACGCCGTCCCGGGCTGCACACCGCGCTGACCGACCGCACGTTCCTGGTGTTCGTCGGGCTCACGTTCCTGCTGGCCGTGCTGACCATGCAGACCTCGACGATCATGCCGCTGGCGATGCGCGAGGACGGTCTGCGCCCGTCGGCGTACGGGCTGGTGGTCGCGCTCGGCGGGGCGCTCATCGTGGCCGGGCAGCTGTTCGTGCCCCGGCTCATCGAGCCGTACCGCAAGTCGAGCGTGCTGGCCGTCTCCACCGGCCTGATGGCGCTCGGGTTCGGCGCGCTGACGGTGGCCGACGGGCTGCCGCTCTACCTCGGCGCGGCGGTGGTCTGGACGGTCGGGCAGATGCTCGCCGCGCCGCCGAACGCACAGATCAACGCGGACCTCGCGCCGCCCGAACTGCGCGCCCGTTACCAGTCGGTGTTCTACCTGACGTTCCCGGCCGCGTCGTTCGTGGCGCCGGCGCTCGGCGGGCTCAGCCTGGAACACCTGGGCGAGCGGCACTGGCTGGTGGTGGGCGCGCTCGGCCTGCTGGCCGCCGCCGGGCACCTGCTGGCCGGGCCGCGCCGGGAACGGCGGGTGGCCGCGCTGCGGGCGGCGGCGGAACCGGTCACGTCCGTCCGCTGA
- a CDS encoding MFS transporter produces the protein MRTVRGWFQDTAGGLPRTFWYLWAGTLINRLGSFVLIFLAIYLTQERGFSAAQAGLVIGLWGAGGAVGTTIGGTLTDRWGRRPTLLAAHVGAAGMMIALGLARPLWAVAVGALLLGAFAEAARPAFGAMMVDVVPDKDRLRAFSLNYWAINLGFACAAVLAGFAAQGSYLLLFLVNATTTLVTALIIFAKVGETRGPVTVLPVKGMPAPAGALRTILADRVFLGFVALNLLAALVFLQHISMLPIAMGDSGLSPATYGSVIALNGVLIVVGQLFVPRLIKGRSRSHVLALASLVMGAGFGLTALADTVWLYGLTVLIWTLGEMLNSPSNATLIAELSPAALRGRYQGVFSLSWQLAGAAAPILGGLVREHAGNSALWLGCAGIGVVAAVAHLVSGPARERRAVALRTAGTPVTPVTATATPAPEAGEAAATAPAAPVRAGS, from the coding sequence ATGCGGACGGTACGAGGCTGGTTCCAGGACACGGCGGGTGGCCTGCCACGGACGTTCTGGTACCTCTGGGCCGGCACGCTGATCAACCGGCTCGGCTCGTTCGTCCTGATCTTCCTGGCCATCTACCTCACCCAGGAACGCGGCTTCTCCGCCGCCCAGGCCGGACTGGTGATCGGTCTCTGGGGCGCCGGCGGCGCGGTCGGCACCACCATCGGCGGCACCCTGACCGACCGCTGGGGACGGCGACCCACGCTGCTCGCCGCCCACGTCGGCGCGGCGGGCATGATGATCGCGCTGGGCCTCGCCCGGCCGCTCTGGGCGGTGGCGGTGGGCGCGCTGCTGCTCGGCGCGTTCGCCGAGGCGGCCCGCCCGGCCTTCGGCGCGATGATGGTCGACGTGGTGCCGGACAAGGACCGGCTGCGCGCCTTCTCGCTGAACTACTGGGCCATCAACCTCGGCTTCGCCTGCGCCGCCGTGCTCGCCGGCTTCGCCGCCCAGGGCAGCTACCTGCTGTTGTTCCTGGTGAACGCGACCACCACGCTGGTGACCGCGCTGATCATCTTCGCCAAGGTGGGCGAGACCCGCGGCCCGGTCACAGTGCTCCCGGTCAAGGGGATGCCGGCACCGGCCGGAGCGCTGCGCACCATCCTCGCCGACCGGGTGTTCCTCGGCTTCGTCGCGCTCAACCTGCTCGCCGCGCTGGTGTTCCTCCAGCACATCTCGATGTTGCCGATCGCCATGGGCGACTCCGGGCTCAGCCCGGCCACGTACGGCTCGGTGATCGCACTCAACGGCGTGCTCATCGTGGTCGGCCAGTTGTTCGTACCCCGGCTCATCAAGGGCCGCAGCCGCTCGCACGTGCTGGCGCTCGCGTCGCTGGTGATGGGCGCCGGGTTCGGGCTCACCGCGCTCGCCGACACGGTCTGGCTCTACGGCCTGACCGTCCTGATCTGGACCCTCGGCGAGATGCTGAACTCCCCGTCCAACGCCACCCTGATCGCGGAGCTGTCCCCGGCCGCGCTGCGCGGCCGCTACCAGGGCGTCTTCTCGCTGTCCTGGCAGCTCGCGGGCGCCGCCGCGCCGATCCTCGGCGGCCTGGTCCGCGAGCACGCCGGCAACAGCGCGCTCTGGCTCGGCTGCGCGGGCATCGGCGTCGTGGCGGCGGTCGCCCACCTGGTCTCCGGCCCGGCCCGCGAGCGCCGCGCGGTCGCGCTGCGCACCGCGGGCACCCCGGTCACGCCGGTCACCGCCACCGCGACCCCGGCGCCCGAGGCGGGCGAGGCCGCGGCGACCGCACCCGCCGCGCCGGTCCGGGCCGGTTCCTGA
- a CDS encoding phosphoglyceromutase: protein MTASEGPTVGTLVLLRHGESDWNAKNLFTGWVDVDLTAKGENEARRGGELLREHDLLPDVVHTSLMRRAIRTAELALNAADRHWIAVRRSWRLNERHYGALQGKDKKQTLDEYGEEQFMLWRRSYDTPPPPIDDADEWSQVGDPRYALLPTELMPRTECLKDVVERMLPYWYDSIVPDILAGRTVLVAAHGNSLRALVKHLDQISDEAIAKLNIPTGIPLRYDLDADLRPQVLGGTYLDPDAAKAAAAAVANQGR from the coding sequence ATGACTGCGAGCGAGGGGCCCACCGTCGGGACGCTGGTCCTGCTGCGGCACGGCGAGAGCGACTGGAACGCGAAGAACCTCTTCACCGGCTGGGTCGACGTCGACCTGACCGCCAAGGGGGAGAACGAGGCGCGGCGCGGCGGCGAGCTGCTGCGCGAGCACGACCTGCTGCCGGACGTGGTGCACACGAGCCTGATGCGCCGGGCCATCCGCACCGCCGAGCTGGCGCTGAACGCCGCCGACCGGCACTGGATCGCGGTACGGCGGTCGTGGCGGCTCAACGAGCGCCACTACGGCGCCCTGCAGGGCAAGGACAAGAAGCAGACCCTCGACGAGTACGGCGAGGAGCAGTTCATGCTCTGGCGCCGCTCGTACGACACGCCGCCGCCGCCGATCGACGACGCCGACGAGTGGTCGCAGGTCGGCGACCCCCGGTACGCGCTGCTGCCGACCGAGCTGATGCCGCGCACCGAGTGCCTGAAGGACGTCGTCGAACGGATGCTGCCCTACTGGTACGACTCGATCGTGCCGGACATCCTGGCCGGCCGGACGGTGCTGGTGGCCGCGCACGGCAACTCGCTGCGCGCCCTGGTCAAGCACCTCGACCAGATCTCCGACGAGGCGATCGCCAAGCTGAACATCCCCACCGGCATCCCGCTGCGCTACGACCTGGACGCCGACCTGCGGCCGCAGGTGCTCGGCGGCACGTACCTCGACCCGGACGCGGCGAAGGCCGCCGCCGCCGCGGTCGCCAACCAGGGCCGCTGA
- the phoU gene encoding phosphate signaling complex protein PhoU produces the protein MRDEFRADLQIVSQLLVDMAEAVRAAMRQATKALLTADRTAAETVIARDAEIDDLYRHVEERVCDLLARQAPVASDLRAMITALHVAADLERMGDLADHVAKTALRRHPSPAVPAELRPVFTDMAGIADRMAEKIGSVLAKPDADVAAELDGDDDAMDDLHKSLFGVLLGDDWPYGVETAIDATLLGRFYERFADHAVNAGEHVVYLITGSTSA, from the coding sequence ATGCGCGACGAGTTCCGGGCCGACCTGCAGATTGTCAGCCAGTTGCTGGTGGACATGGCCGAGGCGGTACGCGCGGCCATGCGGCAGGCCACCAAGGCGCTGCTCACCGCCGACCGGACGGCCGCCGAGACGGTGATCGCGCGGGACGCCGAGATCGACGACCTCTACCGGCACGTGGAGGAGCGGGTCTGTGACCTGCTGGCCCGGCAGGCGCCGGTGGCCTCCGACCTGCGGGCGATGATCACCGCGTTGCACGTGGCAGCCGATCTGGAGCGGATGGGCGACCTGGCCGACCACGTGGCGAAGACGGCGCTGCGCCGGCACCCGTCCCCGGCGGTGCCGGCGGAGCTGCGGCCGGTCTTCACCGACATGGCCGGGATCGCCGACCGGATGGCCGAGAAGATCGGCTCGGTGCTGGCCAAGCCCGACGCCGACGTGGCCGCCGAGCTGGACGGCGACGACGACGCGATGGACGACCTGCACAAGAGCCTGTTCGGCGTGCTCCTCGGCGACGACTGGCCGTACGGGGTGGAGACGGCGATCGACGCGACGCTGCTGGGCCGCTTCTACGAGCGTTTCGCCGACCACGCGGTGAACGCGGGCGAGCACGTGGTCTACCTGATCACCGGTTCCACGTCCGCCTGA
- a CDS encoding ATP-binding protein: MEWAVAIVVAGALVTGLVAGALLSGRVDEWRRRRASRGGGTPRRDAGRPTIPDEAQGGLSGLGRKTIDSLRAGVVVLDPDDVPVLVNPAARAMGLLRTGATPGSIAAHPLIRTLAGQVRRTGVRREIELDLPRGRDGGGDNPLGVHLRAMGLGSGYISIEAVDVTESHRLARVRRDFVANVSHELKTPIGALQLLAEALVDATEPAAGGAPDLSEDLVAARRFAERIQHESTRLGRLVQELLELTRLQGAEPQPAPEPVSVDWVLAEVVDRTRTAATARRVEIAVGGQRGLTVYGSDSQLATAVANLVENAITYSGEDTTVRVTVTGTEEHVEIAVADQGIGIAPNEVDRIFERFYRADQARSRATGGTGLGLAIVKHIASNHGGRVEVSSTLGGGSTFTLRLPARPPDDLETTLASAGIEAGPAELRQV, from the coding sequence GTGGAATGGGCGGTGGCCATCGTGGTGGCCGGAGCGCTGGTGACCGGGCTGGTCGCCGGGGCGCTGCTGTCCGGACGCGTGGACGAATGGCGGCGCCGCCGGGCGTCGCGGGGCGGCGGGACACCCCGTCGTGACGCAGGGAGGCCGACGATTCCGGACGAAGCGCAGGGTGGCCTATCCGGGCTCGGCCGCAAGACGATCGACTCGCTGCGCGCAGGCGTGGTGGTGCTCGACCCGGACGACGTGCCGGTGCTGGTGAACCCGGCCGCCCGGGCGATGGGTCTGCTCCGTACCGGGGCGACGCCGGGGTCGATCGCGGCGCACCCGTTGATCCGTACCCTCGCCGGGCAGGTCCGCCGCACGGGCGTGCGGCGCGAGATCGAGCTGGACCTGCCCCGGGGCCGCGACGGCGGCGGTGACAACCCGCTCGGCGTGCACCTGCGGGCGATGGGGCTGGGCTCCGGCTACATCTCGATCGAAGCAGTAGACGTCACCGAGTCGCACCGTCTCGCGCGGGTACGCCGGGACTTCGTCGCGAACGTCAGCCACGAGCTGAAGACGCCGATCGGCGCACTGCAACTGCTCGCCGAGGCGCTCGTCGACGCCACCGAACCGGCCGCCGGCGGCGCGCCCGACCTGTCCGAGGACCTGGTCGCCGCGCGGCGGTTCGCCGAGCGGATCCAGCACGAGTCGACCCGCCTCGGCCGCCTCGTGCAGGAGCTGCTGGAACTGACCCGCCTCCAGGGCGCCGAACCGCAGCCCGCCCCCGAGCCGGTCTCGGTGGACTGGGTGCTCGCCGAGGTCGTCGACCGCACCCGCACCGCGGCCACCGCGCGCCGGGTGGAGATCGCCGTCGGCGGGCAGCGGGGCCTGACCGTGTACGGCAGCGACAGCCAACTCGCCACCGCTGTGGCGAACCTGGTGGAGAACGCGATCACCTACTCCGGCGAGGACACCACGGTCCGGGTGACGGTCACCGGCACCGAGGAGCACGTCGAGATCGCCGTGGCCGACCAGGGCATCGGCATCGCCCCGAACGAGGTCGATCGGATCTTCGAACGCTTCTACCGCGCCGACCAGGCCCGCTCCCGGGCGACCGGCGGCACCGGCCTGGGCCTGGCCATCGTCAAGCACATCGCCAGCAACCATGGCGGCCGGGTGGAGGTGTCGAGCACCCTTGGTGGGGGGTCGACGTTCACCCTCCGGTTGCCCGCACGCCCCCCGGACGACCTGGAGACGACACTCGCCTCCGCTGGGATCGAGGCCGGCCCGGCCGAGCTCCGGCAGGTCTGA